The segment AGTACAGTTTTAACTTTGCAAGGACCTTTGTACCGGAGACACAACCTGACATCGTAAACTGACGTCATTGAGACATAAAAGACTTTCTGAGCTTCGCAAAAGTGTTACAATAATTAAAACGCAGTGGCTTAATGTAGCTTCTGTTTGACAATTATGTAGCTGCAATACATAATGGCTGCAATATCACTAGCGGCCACTGAATACAGTTTTGCTGCAAGGCTGGGCAGCGTTCCGGCATCCTGTTCTTAAGCTAAATCTACGTGATACTGCAGGCTGTGTTCCTTATTCCACTGACTTATTCCACCGTATTTCAATGATGTGTTCAGGTTCGGATAAAACTTGCAGTCAGCTGCACATTGTCTCAACTCAGCTACAAACTGTGCCCCATCTGGTTCGGTTCAATGTTTCCACCAATGTAACCCGAACCCACTGCTAATGTCTAGTTCATCTTCCAGCATTGAGtttgatcatttccatttcagCTTTTGCATTTTGAATTCCACATTGTTCATCGtaacttaaatataaaaaattagcTTTAATTGTGGACTTATTATCACAACAGAGTACTATGGCCACCTAATGTACGATTTTGAGAAAGAAGTAgtaatattacaaaaacaaagttaTTTTGCGAGAAAAAGTTTCcattttaactttaaaaaaagttgtaatttcaCAAGATAATAATTGCGATAATTTTCGCAATTTACTTTTTTCTCAATTAAGTGCAACCTCATTCTATTAATGTTATGACTTCTTATGAATATTCTCATAACATTCCAACTTAATTTTTGTAATATTACGACGCTATGATTTGTTCCCCCTAAATATGACCTGAGCACTCCAAGATGTTCCTTACAGTGtaatacatttatattgtaaatataaTGTTTGGCTCATTTAAATCTCTTTGACTTATCATTTAAATCATGTCTAGAATGATCTTCCGTATCCTACAGGTTTGTAGAGTCTGAAGTTGAGGTTTTTCCAGTGAACAGTTAAACTGGTGCGGtccgtccttctcctcctcccactcagCCTGGATCTTATAAACATGACAGCACCGCGAAGAGGAACCTCCCCAACTGTGCGTCCTCGTTAGGGAGCCTACAGACACACCACCGGGGTATAACAGTAACAAGCCCGGGAGACATCATGGCACAGACCGGCAGCCAAACTTCAACTTTCCCGGAGATAGTGGAGCTGAACGTGGGCGGGCAGGTGTATGTGACCCGGCTGGAGACCCTCACCTCGGCGCCCAACTCCCTGCTCTGGGCCAAGTTCACCCAGAGCTCCCCGGGCGAGCTGCCCAAAGACAGCAAGGGCCGCTTCTTCATCGACCGGGACGGCTTTCTCTTCCGGTACATCTTGGATTACTTGCGGGACTCGGAACTCTCCCTGCCCGAGTTTTTCAAGGAGCGGAGGCGGCTGCAGAAGGAGGCGGACTTCTTCCAGCTGCCGGAGCTGTCGAGGTTCCTGGCGCCCGGGAAGGACGGCTCGTACACGGAGGACAGCGGGGAGCCGGAGGAGGTTGAGCTCAGCAGCCcggtcacctcctcctccgaccGGACGCCGCGCTCCCCCGGGGCCGACTCCGGATACATCACCGTGGGGTACAGAGGCAGCTACACCATCGGTAGAGACATCCAGGCGGACGCCAAGTTCCGTAGGGTGGCCCGGATAACCGTGTGCAGTAAGATCTCTCTGGCCAAGGAGGTGTTCGGAGAGACCCTGAACGAGAGCCGGGACCCGGACCGATCCCCGGACAGATACACCTCCAGGTACTACCTCAAGTACAACTTTCTGGAGCAGGCGTTCGACCGGCTGGCCGAGGTGGGCTTCCACATGGTGGCCTGCAACTCCACCGGGACCTGCTCATATGGCGGAAGCGACCCGGGGGAAGACAAACTGTGGACCAGCTACACGGAGTATGTTTTCAGCAGGTGAACGGACCCGAAGCAAAGGGATTATAAACCAGTGTCATCTACCATCACCACCAGTAGATTCAACATGAAAACCACAGATTCAGATTCAGCCTCTTCTGATCTGCTCTGTGCACCCAGAAGAAAAGTTTCCCCAACTCAAGAACATACTTCTTTGGTAACACAAGAATAAACTAAGTTTGTTTAAAGTAAAGTTAAAAAGTTATAGCAACTCAATAAACTTATTTTTAGttgagaaaactttgtgttaCCAGTTTAAGTAATATTTTTGAGTTGGTAAAACAATTAAATTGTTCAGTGTACTGTGGCATCATGTTACAGCCAGACTTCACTTTTCTGCCATTTTCTCTTgtctac is part of the Pleuronectes platessa chromosome 1, fPlePla1.1, whole genome shotgun sequence genome and harbors:
- the LOC128442224 gene encoding BTB/POZ domain-containing protein KCTD12 — translated: MAQTGSQTSTFPEIVELNVGGQVYVTRLETLTSAPNSLLWAKFTQSSPGELPKDSKGRFFIDRDGFLFRYILDYLRDSELSLPEFFKERRRLQKEADFFQLPELSRFLAPGKDGSYTEDSGEPEEVELSSPVTSSSDRTPRSPGADSGYITVGYRGSYTIGRDIQADAKFRRVARITVCSKISLAKEVFGETLNESRDPDRSPDRYTSRYYLKYNFLEQAFDRLAEVGFHMVACNSTGTCSYGGSDPGEDKLWTSYTEYVFSR